In Aquimarina sp. TRL1, a single window of DNA contains:
- a CDS encoding 4-hydroxyphenylacetate 3-hydroxylase family protein produces the protein MITEQNTAKNRPFSKEYENKIFTGQEYLNSLDDGREIWFNGERITNIAEHKAFRNSARSIARFYDAMHDERYQDDLLLVDKNGIVTHKFFAPSYTPRELDEARKAIEVSQRINYGWMGRTPEYKAAFMAHLQDNAGFYQKEFQQNAINWYKKTAEKCLFLNHVLVDPPVDRSKDRVNVKNVFVSVDKEDDKGIYVSGAKMVATGSVLTHGTFVGLTGNITSMMEKDRDEDMAVIFFADMNTPGLKMICRPSYEHDANSAYDAPLSSRYDENDSVIIMDHAFIPWENVLVYRDIDRCKQFYKESGFFNRYNLQAAVRLAIKLEFCIGLFSEGTKASGTAQFRGVQAGTGELIGIKNTLWSLTTSMVNDVVSCGTGVVPNAEVAAALRLYMSNCWDRVREIFESVLGGAPVYTISSNKDLLNVELRPYIEQYYVGTGLEATDRIKLFKLIWDSMYSEFAGRHSLYERNYSGSQDLQRLDLLRQAMASKSLDKCTAMVQKCMDDYDINGWTNTWLT, from the coding sequence ATGATTACAGAACAAAACACTGCGAAAAACAGACCATTTTCAAAAGAGTATGAAAATAAGATTTTTACTGGGCAGGAGTATCTCAATTCTCTGGATGATGGTAGAGAAATTTGGTTTAATGGAGAGCGAATTACCAATATAGCAGAACATAAAGCTTTTAGGAATTCAGCTAGAAGTATTGCCAGATTTTATGATGCAATGCATGATGAACGTTATCAGGATGATCTGTTGCTGGTAGATAAGAATGGTATTGTTACCCATAAGTTTTTTGCACCTAGTTATACTCCTAGAGAATTGGATGAAGCTCGAAAAGCTATTGAGGTTAGTCAGCGCATAAATTATGGATGGATGGGAAGAACTCCAGAATATAAAGCAGCATTTATGGCGCATTTACAGGATAATGCTGGGTTTTATCAAAAAGAGTTTCAACAAAATGCTATTAACTGGTATAAAAAAACAGCAGAAAAATGCTTGTTCCTGAATCATGTATTAGTAGATCCTCCAGTTGATAGATCCAAAGACAGGGTTAATGTAAAGAATGTTTTTGTGAGTGTAGATAAAGAGGATGACAAAGGGATTTATGTCTCAGGAGCCAAAATGGTCGCTACAGGTTCTGTATTGACGCATGGAACATTTGTAGGGCTTACCGGTAATATTACTTCTATGATGGAAAAAGACAGAGATGAAGATATGGCTGTCATATTTTTTGCAGATATGAATACACCGGGACTTAAAATGATTTGTAGACCATCTTATGAGCATGATGCAAATAGTGCATATGATGCACCATTGTCTTCTAGGTATGATGAAAACGATTCTGTAATCATTATGGATCATGCCTTCATTCCCTGGGAAAACGTATTGGTATATAGAGATATTGATCGATGCAAACAGTTTTATAAAGAATCTGGTTTTTTTAATCGGTATAATTTACAGGCAGCCGTTCGATTAGCGATTAAACTGGAGTTTTGTATAGGGTTATTTTCAGAAGGAACCAAGGCATCTGGTACAGCACAGTTTAGAGGGGTACAAGCAGGAACGGGAGAATTAATAGGAATAAAAAACACACTGTGGTCGCTTACTACAAGTATGGTTAATGATGTAGTCTCTTGTGGTACTGGAGTTGTTCCAAATGCAGAGGTAGCAGCAGCCTTACGCCTATATATGTCCAATTGCTGGGATCGGGTACGCGAAATTTTTGAAAGCGTCCTGGGAGGCGCACCAGTGTATACGATTTCTAGTAATAAAGACTTATTGAATGTGGAGTTACGACCATATATAGAGCAGTATTATGTAGGAACGGGGTTAGAGGCTACGGATAGAATTAAATTATTCAAATTAATCTGGGATTCCATGTATTCTGAGTTTGCAGGGAGACACTCTTTGTATGAAAGAAATTACTCCGGAAGTCAGGATTTACAACGATTAGATCTTCTTAGACAAGCCATGGCTTCTAAATCTCTGGATAAATGTACCGCTATGGTCCAAAAATGTATGGATGATTATGACATAAATGGTTGGACAAATACCTGGTTAACCTGA
- the hpaE gene encoding 5-carboxymethyl-2-hydroxymuconate semialdehyde dehydrogenase, with protein sequence MLDTNLEILNQLLPSLKKNGIQNFIEGERTAAISGDTFDVHSPVDSEFITKVALSGKEDVDQAANVAQKAFESWKKMPHQERRNILYAIAAKIEEHAENIAVLESYDTGQPIRFMKKAAIRGAANFRYFADKVIDAPNGLSTPDTHHINYTIRQPIGPIGVITPWNTPFMLSTWKIAPALASGCTVVHKPAEFSPITADYLVKLAHEAGLPKGVWNVIHGFGETAGKSLTEHEAIKAVAFIGETTTGSLIMKQGATTLKRVHLELGGQNPIIVFDDANLDRALDTAVFMKYSLNGERCTSSSRLLLQKKVYDEFVKKLSQRVKNIKVGNPLDPVTEVGPMIHPTHQEKVLRYGTIGEEDGATLVVGGGTPDQLKKGCYVNPTLFIDGTQNMRIAQEEVFGPFLTVIPFETEEEAITIANSVRYGLTAYIWTKDVGRAHRVAQEVEAGMVWVNSQNVRHLPAPFGGVKYSGIGRDGGEYSFDFYMETKNISVALGDHLIPQLGKNQ encoded by the coding sequence ATGTTAGATACTAATTTAGAAATACTGAATCAACTGTTACCCAGTCTTAAGAAAAATGGGATTCAAAACTTTATAGAAGGAGAGCGAACAGCAGCCATCTCCGGAGATACCTTTGATGTGCATTCTCCTGTTGATAGTGAATTTATAACTAAGGTAGCCTTGTCAGGTAAAGAAGATGTTGATCAGGCGGCAAATGTAGCTCAGAAAGCTTTTGAATCCTGGAAAAAGATGCCACATCAGGAGCGTAGAAATATATTGTATGCTATTGCAGCCAAAATAGAAGAACATGCCGAAAATATCGCGGTGCTGGAAAGTTACGATACTGGACAGCCTATCCGTTTTATGAAAAAGGCTGCTATTAGAGGGGCCGCAAACTTTAGATACTTTGCAGATAAAGTGATTGATGCTCCAAACGGATTGTCTACCCCCGATACTCATCATATTAATTATACTATTCGACAACCCATCGGACCTATAGGGGTGATTACTCCTTGGAATACTCCATTTATGTTGAGTACCTGGAAAATTGCACCTGCACTGGCATCAGGGTGTACGGTAGTCCATAAACCGGCCGAATTTAGCCCAATAACTGCAGACTATTTGGTGAAGCTTGCTCACGAGGCAGGTTTACCCAAGGGAGTTTGGAATGTGATACATGGTTTTGGAGAGACAGCAGGAAAGTCACTAACAGAGCATGAGGCTATTAAAGCAGTAGCCTTTATAGGAGAAACCACCACAGGAAGCTTGATCATGAAACAGGGAGCAACTACCTTAAAAAGAGTTCATCTCGAACTGGGAGGGCAAAATCCAATTATTGTTTTTGATGATGCAAATCTGGATAGGGCGTTGGATACAGCCGTATTTATGAAGTATAGCCTGAATGGAGAACGTTGTACTTCGAGTAGCAGGTTACTCCTTCAAAAAAAGGTGTATGATGAATTTGTAAAGAAGTTATCTCAACGGGTAAAAAATATTAAGGTAGGGAATCCATTGGATCCGGTTACAGAGGTTGGTCCCATGATACATCCTACCCATCAGGAAAAGGTATTGCGATATGGAACAATTGGAGAAGAAGATGGTGCCACTCTTGTAGTAGGAGGAGGAACTCCAGATCAACTTAAAAAGGGATGTTATGTGAACCCAACACTTTTTATCGATGGAACTCAAAACATGCGTATTGCTCAAGAAGAAGTTTTTGGACCGTTTCTTACCGTGATTCCTTTTGAAACAGAAGAAGAAGCGATCACAATAGCTAATAGTGTAAGGTATGGACTTACCGCATATATATGGACTAAAGATGTCGGAAGAGCTCATAGAGTAGCTCAGGAAGTAGAAGCAGGTATGGTTTGGGTTAATTCTCAAAATGTAAGACATCTGCCAGCTCCTTTTGGAGGAGTAAAATACAGTGGAATTGGTCGTGATGGAGGAGAATATAGCTTTGACTTCTATATGGAAACTAAAAATATATCAGTTGCACTTGGTGATCACCTCATTCCGCAACTGGGCAAAAATCAATAG
- a CDS encoding flavin reductase family protein has translation MDTKKLRQVAGGFVTGITIVSSGDADEEVRAMTANSFLSVSLAPPLVLFSVDTRTRLFETLEKGKKITISILSEEQEEISNHFAGKNHLDHNLLFENIKNYPVIKNALGYYLTKVNQIIPAGDHYLVLCEVKDLYRNEQLNPLMYYSGGYKTYTKTLI, from the coding sequence ATGGATACAAAAAAACTACGACAGGTAGCAGGAGGATTTGTGACAGGGATTACCATAGTGAGTTCCGGGGATGCAGATGAAGAAGTGAGAGCGATGACAGCAAATTCGTTTTTGTCAGTTTCATTAGCTCCTCCATTGGTATTATTTTCTGTAGATACAAGAACCCGATTGTTCGAAACACTTGAAAAAGGGAAAAAGATAACCATTAGCATTTTGTCTGAAGAGCAAGAAGAAATCAGTAATCATTTTGCAGGAAAAAACCATCTGGATCACAATCTCTTATTTGAGAACATAAAAAATTATCCAGTAATCAAAAATGCGCTGGGGTATTACTTGACTAAAGTCAATCAAATCATCCCTGCAGGAGATCATTATTTGGTCTTATGTGAAGTGAAGGATTTATATAGAAATGAACAGCTAAACCCTTTGATGTATTATTCGGGGGGCTATAAAACATATACAAAAACATTAATCTAA
- a CDS encoding aldolase/citrate lyase family protein — protein sequence MKQLEDNILKKKVVNRARTYGVWNGLVDTVVAEILACADFDWILIDGEHAPFDIRKIQLQLQTLSAYDTQVIVRPPVGDTVLIKQLMDIGVQNVMIPMVETAEQAMQLVKDMRYPPEGNRGVGTALARASKWNRLENYFAKANSQMCLICQVETIKGLDNLDEILAVDGVDGVFIGPADLAASMGHLGNPAHPQVKEMVAKALTKIREKNKTAGVLALSSELIAFYSSKGANLLGIGVDTLLLANSAQKLMNTIK from the coding sequence TGGAATGGTCTAGTAGATACGGTTGTTGCCGAGATCCTCGCTTGTGCCGATTTTGACTGGATATTGATAGATGGAGAACATGCTCCATTCGATATCCGAAAAATACAATTACAACTTCAAACTTTATCAGCGTATGATACTCAGGTAATCGTAAGACCTCCTGTAGGAGATACTGTATTAATTAAGCAATTGATGGATATAGGTGTACAAAATGTAATGATTCCAATGGTTGAAACAGCAGAACAAGCCATGCAGTTAGTAAAAGATATGCGTTATCCACCCGAAGGGAATAGAGGGGTTGGTACGGCACTTGCAAGAGCTTCAAAATGGAATCGATTGGAGAATTACTTTGCTAAAGCAAATAGTCAAATGTGTTTAATCTGTCAGGTAGAAACAATCAAAGGATTAGATAATCTTGATGAAATTTTAGCAGTTGATGGAGTAGATGGAGTCTTCATCGGTCCTGCAGACCTGGCTGCCTCTATGGGGCATTTAGGAAATCCAGCGCATCCCCAAGTAAAAGAAATGGTTGCTAAGGCTCTTACTAAAATCCGAGAAAAAAATAAAACGGCAGGTGTACTGGCATTATCCAGTGAATTGATTGCTTTTTATAGCAGTAAAGGAGCTAATTTATTAGGTATAGGAGTCGATACATTGTTACTGGCGAATAGTGCGCAAAAACTCATGAATACAATAAAATAA